The following proteins are encoded in a genomic region of Cydia strobilella chromosome 19, ilCydStro3.1, whole genome shotgun sequence:
- the LOC134749909 gene encoding GAS2-like protein pickled eggs, with translation MSSAGAVLLEARPFRPFKSSEEYLYAMKEDLAEWLTILYPELRINADNFLDRLDTGVALCRHANAVRDSARLILDSPAPESDDALTLAKALRSRPPVNMLPAAKAGTFFARDNLSNFIDWCRRALGILECLLFETDDLCLRKNEKHVVLCLLEVARKGAVLGMPAPLLVQMEKQIERELAGEELRPDDNALGLVPVGPQPQLVTNDLRSLDERVRDLVERCSCPTQFPMVRVSEGKYRIGDTRLLIFVRILRSHVMVRVGGGWDTLAHYLDKHDPCRCRAQHRTSLSARLARPKQDLAGATVTYERPDPYQQKEPTSLQYSKFYNDDSRAHYQSNNRLDAPTSLPYLGELERAASPSRKHLTPRANSPGRKSSSPDRRTKIVVSNHLVPTPHAVRNKSPRPVSPAPAAESASDNGSEVSDEGYRSLGVVAGSTQGSPSTKTTNRYSMHSQNSYDDAEYTERLDQDDGCHMDRDRVDDYVSLNTGLRKTGYADTFYRGKKPSSIEDKSNRTSPERIVVVESNNSPSMSLRASRDVEPKKTLRSRPPSRIPHSPVRARTPSRGNTPSPKHTANVQTSPKLTPKLPPTARNTWSGRTAPNQAKSKARPTIGADTFDNPNKSPKARPKAAPQNEAFKRNSPLRASSVTLRSPPNQKPLSPLLEHILRSTETAKDDAAVLEKMKEIIRTYSKGEDSLSRTSSKDSDYADFTSAWVMSDGKLERSTSTRQLAAPRKDPRNGASRIPAPVSIGCRRSTSTSQFQ, from the exons CACGCCAACGCTGTCCGTGACTCGGCCCGCCTGATCCTCGACTCTCCAGCCCCAGAATCCGATGATGCCCTCACCCTAGCCAAGGCCCTTCGCTCCAGACCCCCAGTCAACATGCTACCTGCCGCAAAAGCTGGCACTTTCTTCGCAAGGGACAACCTTTCAAACTTTATAGATTGGTGTAGGAGAGCACTTGGGATTTTGGAGTGTCTTCTCTTTGAAACTGACGATTTATGCTTGAGAAAAAATGAAAAGCACGTAGTTTTATGTCTCTTGGAAGTAGCGAGGAAAGGAGCGGTTTTAGGAATGCCGGCTCCGCTGCTTGTTCAAATGGAGAAGCAGATAGAGAGAGAACTAGCTGGGGAAGAACTTAGACCGGATGATAATGCGCTGGGATTGGTTCCCGTTGGTCCGCAGCCTCAGCTGGTAACCAATGACTTGAGGAGTTTGGATGAGAGGGTGAGGGATTTGGTGGAGAGGTGCTCGTGTCCAACGCAGTTCCCGATGGTGAGGGTGTCGGAGGGGAAGTACAGGATTGGGGATACGAGGCTGCTGATCTTCGTCAGG ATCCTCCGCTCCCACGTGATGGTCCGCGTGGGGGGCGGCTGGGACACCCTGGCCCACTACCTCGACAAGCACGACCCCTGCCGCTGCCGCGCCCAGCACCGCACCTCCCTCTCGGCCCGCCTCGCCCGTCCCAAGCAGGACCTCGCCGGCGCCACCGTCACCTACGAACGACCAGATCCTTACCAGCAGAAAGAACCTACATCTTTACAGTACTCCAAATTCTACAACGATGACTCCAGAGCACACTATCAGAGTAACAACAGACTTGATGCTCCAACAAGCTTACCTTACTTAGGAGAATTAGAAAGAGCTGCATCACCAAGCAGAAAACACTTAACTCCACGCGCGAATAGCCCTGGTCGAAAATCCTCCTCACCAGATCGGAGAACAAAGATTGTAGTATCTAATCATTTGGTACCAACGCCTCATGCTGTAAGAAATAAGAGTCCAAGACCAGTATCTCCAGCGCCAGCGGCTGAGAGCGCGTCTGATAATGGGTCTGAGGTGTCGGATGAGGGGTATAGGAGTTTGGGAGTGGTGGCTGGGTCGACGCAGGGATCGCCTTCGACTAAAACGACGAATCGATATTCCATGCACAGCCAGAATTCGTATGATGACGCTGAATATACTG AGCGTCTCGACCAAGACGACGGCTGTCACATGGACCGCGACCGTGTAGATGACTACGTCAGCCTGAACACCGGCCTGCGCAAGACCGGCTACGCTGACACCTTCTACCGTGGCAAGAAACCTTCCTCCATTGAGGACAAGTCCAACAGAACCAGCCCTGAGCGCATTGTCGTCGTAGAAAGCAACAACTCACCTAGCATGAGCCTTCGAGCCAGCAGAGACGTGGAACCTAAGAAAACGCTCCGCAGCCGACCTCCCAGCAGGATCCCACATTCACCCGTCCGCGCTAGGACACCCAGCCGCGGCAACACCCCAAGCCCTAAGCACACAGCCAATGTACAGACTTCTCCTAAACTGACTCCAAAGTTACCACCAACAGCTAGAAACACTTGGAGTGGACGCACTGCCCCTAATCAAGCGAAGTCTAAAGCCAGACCGACTATCGGCGCTGATACCTTCGACAATCCTAACAAATCTCCCAAAGCAAGGCCTAAAGCCGCTCCGCAGAATGAAGCATTCAAGAGAAATTCCCCGCTTAGAGCTAGCAGCGTTACTCTCCGCTCTCCACCGAATCAAAAGCCTCTAAGTCCTTTACTAGAACACATCTTAAGGTCCACAGAAACTGCTAAAGACGATGCCGCAGTTTTGGAAAAGATGAAAGAGATCATCAGAACGTATTCAAAAGGAGAAGATTCTTTATCCAGGACGAGTTCTAAAGACTCAGATTACGCTGATTTCACTTCAGCGTGGGTGATGTCTGATGGGAAACTAGAAAGGTCGACTAGTACAAGACAGTTGGCTGCTCCAAGGAAGGATCCACGGAACGGAGCCTCCAGGATCCCTGCTCCTGTGTCGATAGGATGCCGGAGGTCCACTTCCACTTCCCAGTTTCAATGA
- the LOC134749970 gene encoding protein takeout translates to MWSVLAVVVVGTALGSELPENFVRCRQKDPKLNECLKDAVPDALWKMRKGIPELAVPSIEPLHVAAINIQSGVGPVVLAQSYRKIQLHGLAETILTTYKADLKHYRLVTNSLTPKMEFIADYVMKGRILVLPIQGKGVANVTMVNLVVKHDLIGEPVERDGQTYMHIKDYKVRFFPKRVLLHFTNLFNGDKRLGDQMNLFLNENSELVFNELKDSYEKSLSSVFQNVTNTIFDKVPMNKIFLED, encoded by the exons CGGAGAATTTCGTGCGCTGCCGGCAGAAGGACCCGAAGCTGAACGAATGCCTGAAAGATGCCGTGCCTGATGCCCTCTGGAAGATGAGAAAAG GCATCCCCGAGCTCGCCGTGCCATCAATAGAACCCCTCCACGTAGCGGCCATCAACATTCAATCCGGCGTCGGTCCCGTGGTCTTGGCGCAAAGCTACAGGAAGATACAACTTCATGGGCTCGCCGAAACTATATTGACTACTTACAA AGCCGACCTGAAGCACTACCGCCTGGTGACCAACTCCCTTACTCCAAAGATGGAGTTCATAGCCGACTACGTGATGAAAGGAAGGATTTTGGTGCTACCCATCCAAGGGAAGGGTGTCGCCAATGTTACTATGG TGAACCTAGTAGTAAAGCACGACCTGATAGGCGAGCCAGTGGAACgcgacggacagacatacatgcACATCAAAGACTACAAGGTCCGCTTCTTCCCGAAGCGGGTGTTACTGCACTTTACCAACCTCTTCAACGGCGACAAGCGGCTCGGCGACCAGATGAACTT gtTCCTGAACGAGAACTCGGAACTAGTGTTCAACGAGCTAAAGGATTCCTACGAAAAGAGTCTCAGCTCCGTATTCCAAAACGTCACTAATACCATCTTCGATAAGGTGCCTATGAACAAAATCTTTCTAGAAGACTGA